A genomic stretch from Falco naumanni isolate bFalNau1 chromosome 4, bFalNau1.pat, whole genome shotgun sequence includes:
- the ZNF804B gene encoding zinc finger protein 804B: MIQDYAEKEKAAAKALEDVKANFYCELCDKQYHKHQEFDNHINSYDHAHKQRLKDLKQREFARNVASKSWKDEKKQEKALKRLHQLAELRKQSECVTGSGPLLKAPRLVVEKQQSPDGIFLYKGGKFTASSRRTATSEGQGFSSSVLEKQQLIISRYQSSTERPHVLGNQVSQVFPDSTNTSQRAGVSFSFSKKVPLRLESSASVFSENSEEGNDCSESPNHKTKQALEDCHSSTLLEEDMKASLDKGPPATQGQMDLDNNASSHAAAKPKMLKENDKSSDRELEEKVSAHPSFSKVKIQLSNLDFSGSLRETEQESKLNESEQLLETLISASCQASNFCTQLNTHKHINAHLPDQLPELPRQPAPELACTGNINDSPGMVRRERSSESSGTTNGNMETHPRETTVKEVKPQALPFLHVVSKDGTTALRWPTELLLFTKTEPCISYGCNPLYFDFRLSLNHRDSNHHATNKDTCKEHSINRTEGENEASGLITHKQMSNEQDNQFLKPKKMKASLNPRKAKQKAESDIGKEMNKNGQKCIADYLNENIPKVPAYLDVSQKDYMTEKSLHTTTLRRPLKYHFHSCERKIQNIRNESISFSAFMSRIKKSKAAKCHLIYSEEKRENQNDCRSIQDVASCSSNISDSGKDSSGSFLSYQSSSTSRYSENEGCGSYTRCWRSPSPQKSSSDRHSSYSDTSVSSTSSCISYMSPTSNNHSRNHLLFCCKRKRKTAERHKCKHRKHKCIFTSDDTDEDYLCHSRSHRTRNCTQRGTVKYQRCLRHKVLQHRDRSKHSRRRHRHFGKVHSRSRSYRSSKSCSTRDSRSSERSSSSRISRGSSTGSFSKEADNCGNKTKEDAERGSNTKSGKAETAHYDSLSMSGQAKNFAAYSSETLAKGIGGKRKSLTAKLLLERVQSKKTQGQMHDSERFSNAGGIEVKDHSQSHFALQFPSSVDDIAMLPLPEKLLNIGKNDMGHDEISSLETSGKENNLEASEITNVALSTGTDYDRCLFKDIIQIGTSYQSRSIKRNTAIKEQSNLFISEVQPFIQSCDPVPNDFPGAFPSNKYSVVANSTETKEQLHDATMDLNRAEGSLDSLCDNAMQKYDDTVNDLEVYSKSTSSPLTQQPITFSPEEVDKYRLLQLQAQQHMQKQLLAKHLKVLPAPGPAAFSATPAVPALPVQQHATVTTIHHTLLQRFAVSASVHPHGSHLSLAHLHPFSQAHFTPISLSPLAPALIPTHPALLTGHPLHLVSTAPLHPSPLTFPTLPHTAYIPAIFTPHLNGATPSAIHPAPLVHPLFQGQEPHHYSYSSQTQQLPTIKEVFSVSSFLN; encoded by the coding sequence CGTCACTGGGAGTGGACCATTGCTTAAAGCCCCCAGATTAGTCGTGGAAAAGCAGCAATCACCAGATGGTATTTTCCTATACAAGGGCGGCAAGTTCACAGCCAGTTCTCGGAGGACTGCCACGAGTGAAGGACAAGGTTTCTCCAGCAGTGTACTAGAGAAACAGCAGCTTATCATAAGCAGGTACCAGTCCTCTACTGAAAGACCCCATGTGCTTGGAAATCAAGTCTCACAAGTGTTCCCAGATAGCACCAATACTTCTCAAAGGGCAGGAGTGTCTTTCTCATTCTCTAAAAAAGTCCCTTTGAGGCTTGAGTCCTCGGCATCAGTCTTCAGTGAGAACTCTGAGGAAGGAAATGATTGTAGTGAATCCCCCAAccataaaacaaagcaagctcTTGAGGACTGTCATTCCAGCACACTTTTAGAGGAGGACATGAAAGCAAGCTTGGATAAAGGGCCACCTGCTACACAAGGCCAAATGGATTTGGATAACAATGCATCAAGTCATGCAGCTGCAAAACCTAAAATGCTAAAGGAAAATGATAAAAGTAGTGATAGAGAATTAGAAGAAAAGGTCAGTGCTCATCCTTCATTTTCCAAAgtcaaaatacagctttcaaaTTTGGATTTTTCTGGTTCACTTAGAGAAACAGAGCAAGAGAGCAAATTGAATGAGTCTGAGCAATTGTTAGAAACTCTCATTTCAGCTTCATGCCAAGCTAGCAATTTTTGTACACAGCTGAACACCCACAAGCACATCAATGCACACCTGCCTGACCAGTTACCTGAGCTCCCAAGACAGCCAGCACCTGAACTAGCATGCACAGGAAACATTAATGACAGTCCTGGGATGGTAAGAAGAGAAAGATCTTCGGAGAGTTCAGGAACCACAAATGGGAATATGGAAACACATCCAAGGGAGACAACGGTTAAAGAGGTTAAGCCCCAGGCATTGCCTTTCCTCCACGTAGTGAGCAAAGATGGCACCACTGCGCTGCGGTGGCCCACAGAATTACTTTTGTTTACAAAAACCGAGCCCTGTATTTCATATGGCTGTAATCCATTGTATTTTGACTTCAGACTCTCTTTAAATCACAGAGACAGTAACCATCATGCAACAAACAAAGACACCTGTAAAGAACACTCTATAAATAGGACTGAAGGTGAAAATGAAGCCTCAGGTTTAATAACACACAAGCAAATGTCAAATGAACAAGATAATCAGTTCTTGAAACCAAAGAAGATGAAAGCTTCCCTAAATCCAAGAAAGGCCAAGCAAAAAGCTGAGTCAGACATAGGgaaagaaatgaataaaaatggtCAAAAATGCATTGCAGAttatttgaatgaaaatataCCCAAAGTGCCTGCTTACCTTGATGTCTCACAAAAGGATTATATGACAGAAAAAAGTCTTCATACAACAACACTGAGAAGACCTTTAAAGTATCATTTTCAtagctgtgaaagaaaaatccagaatattagaaatgaaagcatttcattttctgcttttatgtctAGGATTAAAAAGTCTAAAGCTGCAAAATgtcatttaatttattctgaagaaaaacGTGAAAACCAAAATGACTGCAGATCCATTCAAGATGTGGCCAGCTGCAGCAGTAACATAAGTGACAGTGGAAAAGACTCTAGTGGAAGTTTCCTTAGTTATCAATCCAGTTCAACAAGCAGGtattcagaaaatgaaggatGCGGAAGTTACACAAGATGCTGGAGATCCCCGTCTCCTCAAAAATCCTCCTCTGACAGACATTCCAGCTATTCTGACACTTCAGTTAGCAGTACAAGCAGCTGCATAAGCTACATGAGTCCCACATCAAACAATCATAGCAGaaatcatttgcttttttgttgtaaaagaaagaggaagacagCTGAAAGGCACAAATGTaaacacagaaagcacaagTGTATTTTCACTTCTGATGATACAGATGAGGATTATCTTTGTCACAGTAGAAGTCACAGAACTAGAAACTGTACACAGAGGGGCACAGTTAAATATCAAAGATGTTTGAGACATAAAGTTTTACAACACAGAGACAGATCGAAACACAGCCGACGTAGGCACCGGCATTTTGGAAAAGTGCATAGTAGAAGTAGAAGCTACCGTAGCTCCAAAAGTTGTTCCACCAGAGATTCAAGAAGCAGTGAAAGATCATCCAGTAGCAGAATATCAAGAGGTAGCAGTACAGGATCCTTCTCAAAAGAGGCTGACAActgtggaaacaaaacaaaagaggatGCAGAAAGAGGTTCTAACACCAAATCGGGAAAAGCTGAAACTGCACATTACGACTCTCTGAGTATGAGTGGTCAGGCAAAAAACTTTGCTGCCTACTCTTCAGAAACCCTGGCAAAAGGCATCGGTGGAAAAAGAAAGTCACTGACAGCCAAGTTACTTTTAGAAAGAGTGCAGTCCAAGAAAACCCAGGGGCAAATGCATGATTCAGAGAGATTTTCAAACGCTGGTGGGATAGAAGTAAAGGATCACTCACAGAGTCACTTTGCTCTTCAGTTTCCATCATCGGTAGATGACATTGCAATGTTACCTTTGCCAGAGAAACTGCTAAACATAGGTAAAAATGACATGGGGCATGATGAAATCAGTTCATTGGAAACcagtgggaaggaaaacaacttGGAAGCGTCAGAGATAACTAATGTTGCTCTTTCAACAGGCACTGATTATGATCgttgtctttttaaagacatCATTCAAATAGGAACAAGCTATCAGAGCCGGAGCATAAAAAGGAACACAGCAATAAAGGAACAATCCAATCTCTTCATTAGTGAAGTGCAACCCTTTATACAAAGCTGTGACCCAGTACCAAATGACTTCCCTGGTGCTTTTCCCTCTAATAAATATTCTGTTGTCGCTAATTCAACGGAGACCAAAGAACAACTACACGATGCAACCATGGACTTGAACCGGGCAGAAGGCAGTTTGGACTCTCTTTGTGACAATGCTATGCAGAAGTATGATGACACAGTAAATGACCTGGAAGTGTACAGTAAATCCACCTCCTCTCCTTTAACGCAGCAGCCTATCACGTTTTCACCAGAGGAAGTAGACAAATACAGGTTGCTTCAGCTGCAAGCCCAGCAGCATATGCAGAAACAACTTCTGGCGAAACACCTGAAAGTTTTGCCTGCCCCAGGGccagctgccttctctgcaaCACCAGCAGTTCCTGCCCTCCCTGTTCAGCAGCACGCCACTGTCACCACCATCCACCACACACTGCTGCAACGCTTTGCTGTCTCAGCATCTGTACATCCCCACGGCAGCCATCTCTCCCTGGCACACCTCCACCCCTTCTCTCAGGCACATTTCACCCCCATATCACTTTCCCCATTAGCACCAGCCCTCATTCCCACCCACCCTGCTTTGCTGACAGGACACCCATTGCACTTGGTGTCCACTGCCCCCCTCCACCCTTCCCCACTGACCTTCCCCACACTACCACACACTGCATATATCCCAGCCATATTTACACCGCACCTGAATGGAGCCACACCTTCTGCTATACATCCAGCTCCTTTAGTTCATCCATTATTCCAAGGGCAAGAGCCCCATCACTATTCTTACTCTAGCCAGACCCAACAGTTACCTACAATAAAAgaagttttcagtgtttctagCTTTTTAAACTAG